A segment of the Marispirochaeta aestuarii genome:
GATAGTGCGCTCATGGGCCTGGCTGATGGTGAGACCACCGTCCTTCATATCCGCGCTCTGGTAGGTATGCAGTATCTGCCCCTGATACTCAACCTGGATTATCAGCCGCGCCTGGGAGATCTCCAGAGTGTTGTCCCGGTATCGGGGAAAATCCTCCAGTAGCAGTTTGCAGCGAAGGGTATATTCGGTATCGCTTTGTTCATCCGCCAGGGAAAAGGGCAGTCCTGATGTAAAAAAGAGTGCGGAAGCCATCTCAGGTATTCCCCTTGCAGTAATATCAGCATCATACTCCATTACAAAACGGAGAGGCAGAGGCAGAACATGAACCGCTATCTCCGTCTGTACGGAGGGGAGATTCAGGTAATAATCGCTTCGATCTATCCCCAGGGCTTCAAGCTGAAGATCAACTGATATACTCCCGCGTCCCAGGGGTATCCTGGATAAATCAATCTGAAATTCATACAGCCCCTCCTCGCGGGTAGTACCGCTTTTCAGGACTTCGTCACCCAGGCTGACAAGCAGGGGAATACTTCCGGAGGGAATATCCCCCTGGACTCTGGCAGCGGCTTCCGCTGTCTCCCCGGCACGTCCCGCGAGGCTGTCGGGCTGAACGGTAATACTGAGAAGACTGAGAATATTCGCCGTCTTTCTTTCAATCAGGTCCAGAAGATTTCCCCGGGTGTCGCCAAGTTCTCCTGCCAGGCCTGCGAAATACGGTGAATCCAGGAGCAATTCGTGGCCCTTCTGAAGCAGTGAGAGGGCTTCGGACGCAGTGAGGTCCTCTTCGGTATAAACGGGAACGAGCAGCTCTTCGATTCTTCGGGCCAGCTCCTTCTTTTGCTTCTCCAGTTGATCCCTGGAAATCCTCATATAGATCCAGTAGCCCTGCCGGAGGGAATAGTAACTGTCCACAACCTCGGCCCCCTCAAGGGTCTGATAAACCCTCTCTTCGATTCTGCGTTTGAAGGACTGAAAATGATCCCCCTCCGCGGATTCGGATATCTCGGTTGCAGTTTCTGCGATTATTGAGGTTGAAATGGAAGCGGCCAGATTGCTCAGGGCGTCCTGACGGGCCTTCGCCGCAGCTACCGACTGGACGGGATCATCGG
Coding sequences within it:
- a CDS encoding LPP20 family lipoprotein, whose protein sequence is MLFIMFSCLSAPEQPKWIERHPSEDKYYIGIGSSDDPVQSVAAAKARQDALSNLAASISTSIIAETATEISESAEGDHFQSFKRRIEERVYQTLEGAEVVDSYYSLRQGYWIYMRISRDQLEKQKKELARRIEELLVPVYTEEDLTASEALSLLQKGHELLLDSPYFAGLAGELGDTRGNLLDLIERKTANILSLLSITVQPDSLAGRAGETAEAAARVQGDIPSGSIPLLVSLGDEVLKSGTTREEGLYEFQIDLSRIPLGRGSISVDLQLEALGIDRSDYYLNLPSVQTEIAVHVLPLPLRFVMEYDADITARGIPEMASALFFTSGLPFSLADEQSDTEYTLRCKLLLEDFPRYRDNTLEISQARLIIQVEYQGQILHTYQSADMKDGGLTISQAHERTIKKLFQKLAEEQDYLPGLIEALPIRISRESSR